DNA sequence from the Candidatus Methanomethylicota archaeon genome:
CAAATAAGCAAAATATCTTGTTTGAAAAGAGCATATAGAGTGACTGGAGAAATTGATTTGATAGCTGTTGTAAATCAGTCGTCACTTGATGAATTCTTAAAAGAAATATCAAAAATAGATGGGATAACATTCACTTCAGCTCATGTAGTCATTACAAAATTAAAATGAGTACAACAAAGTTTTTATTTACCTTTAATAGTTAATTCTAGACTAGGTGCATTGCATGCCTATACAGGATCAAGAAGCCTTAAAAATTGCACAGCAAAAAAGGTTATTTTTCATGATATGCAGAGAATGTGGTGCTCGAAATCCACCTAATGCCACAAAATGTAGACGTTGCAAAAGGAAAAATTTAAGATGGAAGAAACGTGAACGATCAAAATAACATTAAGATATAAGAGAAGATAGCGGTTATTTAGAGGAGAGATACACCATTATTATTTAACATTCAAAAATTAAATAAATAAAAGGAAAAGAAGAATTTATAATTATGGGCGGGTCGTCTAGCTGGTTAGGATACCGCCCTCACACGGCGGTGGTCCTGGGTTCGAATCCCAGCCCGCCCATTTTGAATAAAGCGTAATTTAGATGAGTACAAGTACTACGTAACATTACTTATATTGATATTTCTTCTCCAACTTCTGGTATAATTATGTCTTCAGCTATTTTTTCATCTTGAAGTATTATCTTAAATTTTTCAAGTTTATTTTTCTCACCATGAACTAAGATGACCTTTTTTGCATTCGCCATTTTTATAGTATGTAGTAATTCCTTATTACCGCAATGTGATGAAAAATCAAACCATTTTATTCTCGCATTTACTTTCTCAGTTTTCCCACCGAAATTATATACACCATTTTTCATTAGCATAGCTCCAGGAGTGTCTTCAACTTGATAGGAGACTAAGAAAATTGCATTTTTATGATCTTTTGCTGTCTTTTTTACATAAAATCGCACATTTCCTCCCTTAAGCATACCTGCAGGGGCTATTATGATCCCAGGTTCTTTACAAGCTTTCCTTCGCTCTGACCAACTGTTTACCCATATCGCCCGTTTATGGGCCTCTAACAATAGAGAGTAATCTCTAAAGAAGTCAGGATTATTCAAGAAAATGCTACTAGCGTCCTTTGCCATTCCATCGATGTATATTTTTCCCTTTACGTTGTATTGATGTAGTACACAGAGTATTTCTTGGGCGCGTCCAACCGAGAAAGCTGGTATGACTACAGTACCACCATTGCTCACTATTTCATTAACAGAATAGACAAAATCACGCTCAACCTTTGTCCTATCCTCATGATCAATTGTTGCATATGTTCCTTCAATAATTATTGCATCCAAATAAGGGATGTCTATTTGTGCACCATGTAACATTTTTGTACTTATAACATTGAAGTCGCCAGTATATAGTATCTTTTTACCATCACCTTCTATGAAAAACATTGAACTTCCAGGTATGTGTCCTGCATTCAATAGTTGAATAGATAGATCTTTTAACCTAAAATGGTCATTTATACTTACAGGTTTTGCTGATTTAATCATATTGGTTAGTTCTAAAGATTCGTATGGTAAATAATATGATGATAATTTTATAAGATCTTTTATTAATAATTCACTTATTTCGACAGTAATTTTTGTTGTTATTAATCTTGGTTTTGTGGAAACATAGAAGATGGGTATTCCACCAGAATGATCTAAATGAGCATGAGTAAGTAGTATAGCATCCAACTCCTTGCTAGAAATAGATATGGGAAATTTTGGTTCATTTTTAGATAAAGAAATACCATAATCCATTAGTATATTGGAATTTGATGTAGTTAATTGTATTGCAGATCTTCCGATTTCTCCGGCTGCACCAAGTATATTTACTTTCATTTTTCACTTACCCATCGATAATACGACCTACGTAACTAAGATAAGAAACAAGAATATAATATTTACGCTTTCTTTTTAATAATTTAAATTAAAATATAATGTTATTCTTAATGTTCACAATTGGCTAATAGTTTTAATAATAGTGTCTGATGAAGGAAAACAATTAACGAACACTTTCAATTTAATGTTTTTGTTTTTCAAAAGTTTAACTATCTTCTTCATGGAAATTCTTGTAATCGTCGTCGTGTCAAAAAGCACCACTGCTTTATCATAGTTGCTTTTATTTAACACTATTTTTAATGCTGATATTACTGTCTCCTCCGACTCAACGCTTGTTTTAAGTGCTTTTTCATATTGAGAAAGAGGGTAAACGTTAATCAGCTCTAATGGGATTATTCCAAATGGAGGGCCATAAATGCATATGTGAATACCACTTATTAAAGGATTGTTATCGTTTGATAACGTTAGAAATCGCTTTAGTAAGGATAATGAATATTTACGTGATTTTTCACCTTTGTCTGGTATGAGTATTAATGTAGTCTTATCTGGGAATGATATATTTTTCTTTAACTTTATTAAATGCCTTGTAACTTCGGGTCTTATAAGTCCTTCTGAGGAGGTATAGAAAATACCTCGAGTTACACTTTTAATTACTGGATCATGTTTTTCGATAAGAAATTTATATTTTTTCAATTTGAGCAAAGCATTAAAAAGTCTTGGATGAAATTTTGATTTTGCTTCTATGAGTTCCCATAGACGTCCTTCATAAATTGCTTGCTTTATTTGATTAATCTCATTACATATAACCCATAAATTGTGTTTAGCCAGTAATTTTTCACGTTCAAATTTGTTCATCTCCAGTAAATCATTAACTTCATATTTTTTACAAACATCGCAAAAACAAGGGAAATATCTGAGATTAGATAATTTAATAGTTCCATAAGATGTTATATAACGATCGTCTTTTGCAAAAAGAGCGTATGATGCTGAATCGAAGGTATCACATCCTAATGCCACTAGAAATGGTAGTAATATAGGATGACCAGCTCCGAATAGATGTAGAGGGCCATCTTTTGGCAAAGACATTTTTATGGTCATAATAATATCAACAAGATCTTCAAAAGCATAACTTTTCATATATTGTGTTGGCCCGCCTACACCATACATTTTAATTGAAGGTATTTGACTCATTTTTATTGCACATTCTTTAACCAAATCTAAGTACCTACCTCCTTGTATTGGTCCAACCCAAAGTATGTCGTCCTTTGTTTTCTTCTTTTCCAATATCATAGCATTATTTAAGGTAGCAAGAACTGTTCTTTCAGCTTCAATTTTTGTGTGAGTTCTTAATGTAGGGATATCTAAAATGACAGAAATGTCACTATTTAACTTTTCTTGAAAAACTATCGCTTCTTCAGAATTAAAAGATATATTGCCATAACTTAATATTTGATAAGCGCCAGAATCTGTCATTATTATCCCATCAAAATTTAATAGGAGATGAATGTCATTCATACGTATAATTCCCTTTTCCATTGCTTGCTTTATTAAGTATGAGTTTACCATTAATTGATTTATTTTAAAGTGTTCTTTGATAATTGTCGTATCAATGATATTTTTTACAGGGTCAATTACTGGAAAAAATGCGGGAGTATTTAATATTCCACTTTTTGTCTTTATTTTGCCGATTCTACCCATTAAATCTCGATCTACGATTTCAAATGACATTTAAGTTTCACTTTTCTCCTTCTCTTGCACAAATTGTTCATATACCTTTTTTACTTTTTCCGCTATCAAACCACTTCCTTCAATAACCCCATCTTCAGTTACTCTCACTTTATCCATAACAATTATTACACCAGCATCTTCAAGCAATGTCACATTATTTGGAAATAGTTTTTCTAATCGTTGAGCCAACCCTCTCAGATCGAATGGTTCTTCCTCCCTTATTATTTCGGAAATAACTTCCCCCCTTATTAGTATTCTTGCGTAACTATTATTTTCTTCGTCTTTTGCGTTTGAAAGAATTATGTTTAATGAGCTTGGATCATACCCCACAAGTTTTCCACGAAATTTCTTACTATGAATCGTTCTCACACTTACATTTTTATCTAGCAGAGATGCAAGCTCTTTCAAATATCTTGCCATACTTGGAGTAACTGGGCTGCTCATCCAACAATTCCTCCAGAAATAAATCTAAAAAACAGTGATTTATTTATTTTTGTTTTATACCTTATCAGATGATGTTTAAACTATTACAATAATAATTTCACTTTCATGAAACACTCACATACACAATATAATATAGTTAAAATGTATATTTAAAACAATTGATTATACAAATATTGATACAAAATATACAATATTGTAAGAAAAAATTTATTACGTTATAAATGATTATAATTTTGAACATTATGGAAAATGAAGAAAAAGTTATGAAATGTAAAGAGTGCGGTGGTAGGCTAATAGTTTCAGACTATGGAGAATTAGTATGTTCAGAATGTGGTCTTGTCCATGAAAAAATATACCTTCAACCATTATTTGAAATAGAACCGCTATCTGACTTTTCTGCTGTTGAAAAACTTTACGTAAATCCTGATGGAAAACCTTTAAGAAAGGAAGATTTAGGTTCCACATTTATTCATATAAACGGGAAACTTAAAGATAATAAGGGAAAGGAAATAAATAAACAGCGTTTTTTCAGATTAAAAAGGATAAACACCATTTATGTTAAAAAACACGATAAGAGTATTGATGCAGTTATGACTTTACTTAGAGTATGTTCACTGCTAAATATTCCAAAAAGTGTTTATGAGAGAGCAGGATACATTTGTAATAAGATATTGAGTGGTAGGAGAAGAGTGGGTACAACGTATCAATTAGCGGCAGCATCATTAATTATAGCATCTAGAGAGCATAAATATCCCTTAACTTTAAAAGATGTCATAAGAATTTTCCGCGAATTAGGACATAAGGTTTCAGCAAAATCTATAATGCGAATAACTTCCGAAATTTTAAATGAGCTTTCCATAAAAACTATAGCTATAGAACCTAAAGATTATATGACTAGGATAATGAATATTTTAAAAAGTAATATAGAGATTAATAGAAGAGTCATTTATTTTACTGGCAGAAGAGTGGAAGAGTATTATAATCGTTTAATGAATTACTCTCTTTCAATATATGAAAGAATAGATGAAAAATTTAGAATTGGGAAAAACCCATATCTTTTGGCAGTATCTATTGTTTATATTGCAGATAAACTGGTGTGCAAGGAGTTAAACTGTCAACCTATTCTGTCCCAAAAATTAGTTTCTGAAGTTTTGGGTTCAACACAATACACTCTTAGACAGCATATGAAATATTTGAATAAAGTGGTAAAAATTGAGGGAAATTATGACACTAATTAACTGCTAATTTATGACAAGCATTAAAATATAAAACCGACACTATTGATAAAGGGTTTGGAAGCACTATTTAAACCTCCGAGAGTAGTTTATGTACAGCGAAAAAGCGTTATAATTTCATTTTGTAGTGAAATGAGAATTGATGAGAATATCACATATGGCGACTTTTTCAGCAACCTAACATTAATGTTGAGTTCATTAATGCCAATATATCACTATAACTTGAATCTAATAGATATAAAGAACATAAGCAGTTATTTAAGAAAAGATATTTCTAAATATGCGGAATTGTTGTCCAAAATACGTTTTTCAGAAAAAAGCACTCTAAATTCAATTTTCAAAACAAATTTGAAGGATAAATTTCAAATTTACCCAATCGCAGGAATATTCTTCAATCCACCACTCAACGATCATGAAGAAAAAATTGTAAAGAAAGAAATGGGAGAATTGCCAAAGGATATCAAGAGGTTAATAGAAAGACTTATACTTTATTCAAGTATTTTTAAGAAAATAACTAAAAAATGTGAATCAGAAAAGAAGGAAGACGCTTTATTGACTGAGAAAAAGGATGTAAACGGATATACCGTCAATATTTTTAATATCAATAAATATACAGATAAAGAAATGGCGAAAACTTATTATAATATTAAAATTAATTATTTAGACGTAAGGCTAATACCAGCCATATGGTGTTTAACAACATTTTTAGAACTCAATGTTCCAAAAAATGACGTAAAATTTGGTCCAGGATTTATTGAAGAATTGATGAAATATAGGGAAAATGTTGCAAGGAAAATATTAAGGGAATACTTCATCGAAATACCAGAAAATTTACATGAAAAAATATGTGTTATATCAAATCTAGCAGCTATGGGCATGTTTAAATTAGCACCTTTCTTCTTAGATGACAATATAGAGGAAATTTATATTGACGCCCCTAGAAAGAACATATATTTGGATCATAGTGAATGGGGAAGATGTGAAACAAGGATATCATTAGATGAAAGTGAAATAAGGTGTTTAGCAACATACGTAAAAGCCGAAAGTGGTTTACCATTAGATTATTCTTCACCTACGATAAAAACAGATTTAAATACTAAACTTTTTAAATTAAGAATAACTATTGATGCCCATCCCCTAATAGATACAGACTATGCACTTATTATTAGAAAATTTAGGAAAACACCTTTAACAATAATCGACTTGCTAAGAAATGGAACACTTACAGTAGATGCTCTTGCCTACCTTTTGATAGCTTTATTCCATAAACGTAATATTCTTGTTATTGGGGAACCATCCTCTGGAAAAACAACTTTGATAAATGCATTAGATATGGTTACACCATCGTATTGGAGGAGAATATCTGTGGAAGAAGTTGTTGAAAGTTTGAATTTAATAGATTATGGTAAACACGATGTTAAGTATAGGATAGACCCATTTGATCGTGACCAGTCCAGTAAGAGGAGATTTATGGAAACCATCAAGCTACTACATAGATCGCCAAATTACATATTTTTTGGAGAGCTCTTAACGCCAGAACATGTTTCAATATTTCTCCAATCATTAGAGGCAGGGTTGCATGGCATCCAAACGACCCACGCCACTTCTCCTGAAGCATTAATAAGAAAGTGGATACTTCACTACAAGTTACCTATTCAATCAATAGAAAATTTGGATGTAATAGTGCATATGAAGAGGATATTGTCGTATAGTGAAAATAAAAGATTTGTATATAGGATAGTTGAACCTATTGTTGATGATAATGAAGGGGAATATAGAGTTGAATTATCGAACTTATTCATTTATGATGGAAGCTTAAAATTAGTTAGAGATCTAAAAGACTCATGGGTATTTAAAAAAATAGTGAAAGAAGAACAGATACCTATTGAAGATCTTTGTGAAGAATATGTAGCATTCAAACAATTGATAAACCAACTTTTCACGATAGGCGGCGAAGCAACGAGTATAATTCGAGCATTTGATAAAATGATAAATTCAAGAATATGATTTTAGGGAGGGAAACCAATGTTTTTTAAGGTTTTTTCATCATTTCGATTACCATTTTTCAAAAAATTATTAAAAAAATGTGTTCCTCAACTATTCAGTGATTCTATTGATTTCTTGAAAAATAAATACGGAAAAATTGAGGTGACATCAGAAGATGTTTACGCAAACATAATAGTTTCTTTACTAATAATTTCGATAGTAGTACTGTTTTTAAGCATCAATTTTGTTAAGGACATCATGATCTCATTCATGATAACTTTATTTTCTGTCATTTGCATTTACATCTCAATATATTATGAAATCATCGGGGAATATGATCAAGACAATTTTTTGATACATATATACAAGTTCATGGTATTTAGGGATATTATGTTGATTTATAAATCCACAAACTCTATTTTCGAGGCTGTAAATTTTGTTGCTTCTGAAAGTTATCCAATAATTTCGGCTAATTTTGAAGTAATACTTAAAAACATTATTAATGGATTAGATCCAGAAGATTTTTCAAGTGAAGAAGCATATTTGAAGCCCATCACTCTGTTGCTAAACGAAATGTTGGTAAATGTGAAAAATGCTGATAAAAGTAAGGGCTACATGTCAACAAAAGATTTGTTGAATTTGTATGAAAAAGTTTTTTCCAAAATAGAAGCATATTGTTTATTTCTGTTATTTATTGGAATGTTACTCCCATTATCGTTGATGTTCACTATCCCATATCTTAGTAAATTTTCCCCGATAAATGTTGTAATACCACTATTCATTTTACTCCAGATTGTAAGCTTAACAGTAATGTCGAGAATTGTATCATCGAATATTTACATTACATTGGGAGGGAAAAGTCATGAAAAATTATGATGTTACATTAATATTATTAATATCGTTAGCCATTATTTCTATTATATTTTTTGTAAAAAAGAAAAAGATTAGGAAGAAAGTTAATATTATGGAAAGTTTAAGTGAAAATATTAAACTTGAAAAATTCATTACATTATTTATAAATAATTTAAAGACTGATAGGAGTGCAGAGTGGTCACTACTATCTACTTTAAAAGAATATCCTGAAAATGATATTAGGCAATTAATACTACAAAACATTACAGTAGGATCCTCTATTGAAGAAATTTTTGAGAATTTGTCGAATGTTTTTTCTATGGAAGAAAGTAAACGAATGTTAAGAATGATTTCGAGACTGATTTCATACAACTTAAAATATTTCACAGATTTTATTTCTCCTGATATATTAGATTATGTAAGGGAGTCCATTCGATTGAAAAATCATGTAGAATCATTACTATTCAGAACGAGAATTAAGGTATTGGTGCTCTCATTTTCTCTATCAGCGGTTTTAGCATTTTTCTTAAAAATTTTACCATTTATTTTAACATTTATTATTAGTGGAAATACCACTTTAGTCAGTATAGATGCTTTATCATCGCTTATTTTCTATTCATTCCTTATAGCATTGCTGTACGACACATACATAGTTTCAAGGACTGTTTTTTATTCTCATAGTATTTTGTTGTCAATGCTTTCGGCGCTAACTTTTATTTTCCTATACATTTCCCTTCCAAACATATTTAGTATTTAAATACTATAGGAAATCTTCAAAATAGGGGGTGAGGCACTTTCCAAAAGATAATAAAAGAAAAAGAGGTTCCCCATTATTAGAAGAAGGACTACTTATAGCACTAGCAGTGATAACTATGTCAGTGGTTTTTTCAATGGTATTAGGAATATTGGATGGTGTACAGAAAGTCATTCAGAATTTAGGATTTAACACTCAGAATTTTATGAATTCATTAAACGATTTATGGAATAAAATAGTTTCATTTCTAGGATTAGGTGGTTGAGAATTTTGATAGATATTCATTTAAAATGCCTTCTTTTTCCAACGTTTCAATCCAATCAATATGTTTTCGTTTACCATTATTAAGATTTGATAGTATCGCAAGTATTTCATTTACTACATCATCGATGCATCTATCAGTTACATCAATTTCCACAACTTTTTCGGGGCCATATTGTTCTATTGCATTAATAAGGCAAGTATCAAGCAATTCTGCCATTACATTCTCATAAACCTTCTTATCATCCCATCCTCTTTGTCTTAATACCATTTCCAACTTTTTGGGATGCAACCTTAATACAAAGGCTTTAAGGACATATTGTGGAGGAATTATATCAGCATAATGTCCTTCTATGATTAATAGGGTTTTACTTTCATTTATTTTTTGGAGAAGTTTATTTATTAGGAGATTATTGTTTGGTATGAAAGAACTTCGTTCAGGATCAATGCTCTCAAATAAATTTTCTTCCATTACAAATTTAGATAAATCTATATGATGCGCATTCAAAGTTTCACTGAGTTTTCGGCTTATCGAGGTTTTTCCAGTACCTGGACACCCTCCAATAATTATTACTTTCCCTTTCATAACTGCTCAGCAGCTAGGAATAGGAAAATGAAAAATATAAATTTAACATTCTCTATGTTAAATTTCAATTATGCCTAAGTTTACGAGTATAAGAGATGTTTTGAACAGAATATGTTGGCATCCTAGTGAAAATAGAGAATGTTATGAAGTCATTTTTATTCATAGAGGGGCCCCAGATGATTTAAAGAGTGTATCAGCAAAAGCAATAGTAAAAGTGAGACAACAAAGTTTCGAATACAAAGAAGATGAGGAAAAAATTGTTTATATTCCATTTCATCGGATTGTAGCAATAAGGAATATAAAAACGGGGAAGGTCGTCTGGAGAAGCAGAAAATATAAGATAAATAAGGTTTTAAAGTAATTTATGTGATTATGTTATGTACAATAGGGGTTTATACGTTGGAAGGTTTCAACCATTTCATAATGGACATTTAGAATGTATAAAATATATTTTGAGTAAATGCAAAGAGGTCATTATAGTTATTGGTAGCGCGCAGGCAAGCCATACATTAGATAACCCATTTACTGCAGGGGAGAGAATTGAAATGATAAGATTAGCTCTTCAAGAGGAAGGCATTGAACTTAGTAAGTGCATTATAATACCAGTGGAGGACACTTTAAATAATAACCATTCAATATGGGTTTCAAAAGTGAAAAGCATGACCCCAAAATTTGATGTTGTTTTTTCAAATAGCCCTTTAACGAAGAAATTGTTTGAAGAGGAAGGATTTAAAGTTGAAGGAATTCCATACATTAATAGGGAATATTATTCTGGAACTAATATTAGAAAATTAATTATATGTGGAGGGGATTGGAAAAAGTATGTGCCAAGGGGTGTTTATGATTATATAAAATCAATGAAAGGAGAGGAGAGATTGAGAGACTTATCAACAAAGGATTATGGGCGTCAGAGCTTTTAACTTTCGTCATTTTCACAATTAGGCACTCAGCCAGCTCATCATCCACAAATTTAAGTTTAAGGAACACCTTTAATAATTTAACGTTCTAGCAAAGTCCTCCAGGTATTCACAATATCTTTAAATGAAGATTCATCTATTTTTTGTATTGCAAATCCAGCATGGACAAGTACATAATCATTTTCTTTTACGTCATCTTTAACTAAAGTTATTATTATCTCTCTTTGAACGCCACCAAAATCAGCTATCGCTTTATCATTATGGATAGTTAGTATTTTCGCAGGAACAGCCAAGCACATAGACGGATCTATAACTAGTTATAACCAAAAAGTAATTAAGTATTTTTGCATTTTATTCCATTGGTTGAAAACATATGCCTATGAATAAGGGGGACTTCGTCCTAGTGAATTACACTGTGAAAGTAAAAGATACTGATGAAATTGTTGACACAACAATAGAGGATGTTGCCAAAAAGGGAAATATATATCAAAAGGATAAAATATATGAACCTCTTCTTTTGATATTAGGTGAAGGCCAGCTATTTAAAAAAGTTGAAGAAGAAATCATGTTGATGCAACCTGGAGAGAAAAAGACTATTGAGTTGAAACCTGAAGATGCTTTTGGTCAAAGGGATCCAGCAAAGGTAAAGATAATTTCTGCAAAAGAGCTAACAAGTAGAGGCATAACACCTAAGCCAGGAATAAGAGTTGAAACAGATGAAGGGATTGCCATCGTTAGAAGTGTAGGTGGAGGTAGGGTGGTTATAGATTTAAATCATCCATTAGCAGGCAAAACTTTAGTTTACGAAGTTGATGTAGTCAAAAAAATAGAAGACCTTAAGGATAAAATGTTATCGTTAATACATAGACGGATACCATCAATTGACATATCAAAGTTTACTGTAGAGATAAATGAGGGAAGAATTAGGATAATTATACCAGAAGATGCATATTTGCTTGAAGGGTTGCAATATATGAAGCGTGGTATAGTCAACGATGTACAGCGATTTATTAAAGATGTAAGCAAAGTTGAATTTATCGAGGTATATGAGGTTAAACAAAAAGAAACAACAACGTAAAATTATTTTTTCAATATTGGCAAGGATAGAACTTTGATAAGATCTCTACCTTTTTTACAATAAACAGGTTCCAACACTTTTTCGATTTTTATTTTATCGTTCTTAAACACTCCTAGTGGCTTACAGTACATAATGTTTGCACAGGGGGTGGAGCAATCAATTGGAGTATATGTGATGGTAACCCCCTCAACTGCAAATTTACGTTCCAAAAAGAGTTCTATTGACGCTAATTTAACTTCTACGATGGATACTTTCCCATTTAATAATTTGCAGAAATGTTCTTTGTTTCTAACGTTTACTACCTCATATACTCTTCCTTGTTCTAGCTTATTTATGCAAATTTTTTTAAGAATGCACTCTGTACACTGCAAATTGTTTTTTTCAAAAATAAACTTATACCCCTTTTTTGCAACTTCGCTATTAACTACTGTTACTATGATGTCATTCTTTGATGATGCCGGTGGTGGATGCAATATTTTCAGCCTCTCTCCATCCTAAACTTTTCTCATTCAAGATAGTATATCTATCTTTACGTATTTCTTTAGCTTTAATAATGGCTTCTATTATTTCATTCTCTTCAACACCCAACTCTTTAGCATTAGTTGGAGCACCAATAATAGATAACGTTCGTTTTATGCGTTGCCAGTTTCCTCCATGCAAGTACATCATAATTATTGTACCAACACCGCACTGTTCTCCATGTAACGCTGGTTTTTTCGCTATAATATCAAGTGCATGACTGAAAAGATGTTCAGAGCCGCTACATGGTCTGCTACTTCCAGCAATGCACATCGCCACTCCACAACTTATTAATGCTTCAACAACTGTTCGGACACTTTCTTCCTTTAATGCTCTAATCTTTTTTGCATGTTTTACTATAAGACTTGCAGACATGAGCGCAAGTGACGCAGCATACTCACCATAATACTCATTTACACGTTTCTTGGCTAGTCTCCAATCCCTTATGGCTGTAAATTTTGCTATAATATCTCCGCAACCACTTGCTAACAGCTTATATGGAGCTTTAATTATAATATTTGAATCAGCAATCACCGCCAACGGAGGATTCACCATAATTGAGGGTTTGTATTTACCGTTAAATGCTTTTATAGATGCTATTGGAGATGCTATACCATCATGGCTTGCAGCCGTGGGAATGCTTATATATGGAACTCCCACTTTAAGCGAAATTAATTTTGCTATATCAATAATTTTCCCTCCACCAACACCAAATATGCAACTAACATTGTTTGATGCTTTTATTCTTTCAGATATATTTTCAACATCATGAATTGGATTTTTTCCGTCTAGAACGTATAGCTCACTTTCCATGTTATTATCGTTCAGTATTTTATACACACGTTCTCCGGCTACTTCTTTAACGTGAGGACCTGTCAATATTATTAATTTCCCACGCATTTTTAAGTCATTGCATATATTGTTTACATTATTTATTGCACCAGGACCCACAAGTATTGTTTGAGGCAAAGCAATTTTATGTATACTCAATCTATCACCTCAACATATATCTCATTTTTAATTTTAAGTTGAAGATAAATATATAGGCTGAGGGTAATTCTTAAATATTAGGGACATATTCTCTTTAGTTGTAGTTTTACATCAATTAAATCTTTTTGGAGGGATGAAAATGTATGACAGCTATACAAACGTTGGATACTATATGAAGAACAATGGTAAAATAGTCGTAAGTGGAACTACTACGGTAGGGTTAGTTTGCATGGATGGTGTGATTTTAGGTTCCGACAGAAGAGCTACATCTGGATTTTTTGTTGCACATCCACATGTAAAAAAAATATATAAATTAGATAATCATATAGCGGCAACTATAGCTGGAGTCGTAGCGGATGCGCAAAATATAATGGGAATAGCTAGTGCAAACATAAAGTTATACAAGTACATTCACAATAGGCCAATAAGTGTAAAGGCAGCTGCAAACTTAATTTCGAACATACTGTTAAGTTCAAGGGTATACCCATATGTGGTACAATTACTAGTGGGGGGATATGATAATAGTGGTCCTCATCTTTTTGCGTTAGACCCTTACGGAACAGTTACTGAGGAGAAATACACAGCAACAGGGTCTGGATCCCCAATGGCAATAAGTATATTAGAAGATTCATTCAAAAAGGGGATGCCAGTCAAAGATTCCATAGAAATAGTTGCACGGGCAATTTCATCGGCAATGAAAAGAGA
Encoded proteins:
- the tadA gene encoding Flp pilus assembly complex ATPase component TadA: MEALFKPPRVVYVQRKSVIISFCSEMRIDENITYGDFFSNLTLMLSSLMPIYHYNLNLIDIKNISSYLRKDISKYAELLSKIRFSEKSTLNSIFKTNLKDKFQIYPIAGIFFNPPLNDHEEKIVKKEMGELPKDIKRLIERLILYSSIFKKITKKCESEKKEDALLTEKKDVNGYTVNIFNINKYTDKEMAKTYYNIKINYLDVRLIPAIWCLTTFLELNVPKNDVKFGPGFIEELMKYRENVARKILREYFIEIPENLHEKICVISNLAAMGMFKLAPFFLDDNIEEIYIDAPRKNIYLDHSEWGRCETRISLDESEIRCLATYVKAESGLPLDYSSPTIKTDLNTKLFKLRITIDAHPLIDTDYALIIRKFRKTPLTIIDLLRNGTLTVDALAYLLIALFHKRNILVIGEPSSGKTTLINALDMVTPSYWRRISVEEVVESLNLIDYGKHDVKYRIDPFDRDQSSKRRFMETIKLLHRSPNYIFFGELLTPEHVSIFLQSLEAGLHGIQTTHATSPEALIRKWILHYKLPIQSIENLDVIVHMKRILSYSENKRFVYRIVEPIVDDNEGEYRVELSNLFIYDGSLKLVRDLKDSWVFKKIVKEEQIPIEDLCEEYVAFKQLINQLFTIGGEATSIIRAFDKMINSRI
- a CDS encoding adenylate kinase family protein, with product MKGKVIIIGGCPGTGKTSISRKLSETLNAHHIDLSKFVMEENLFESIDPERSSFIPNNNLLINKLLQKINESKTLLIIEGHYADIIPPQYVLKAFVLRLHPKKLEMVLRQRGWDDKKVYENVMAELLDTCLINAIEQYGPEKVVEIDVTDRCIDDVVNEILAILSNLNNGKRKHIDWIETLEKEGILNEYLSKFSTT
- a CDS encoding RNA repair domain-containing protein, which translates into the protein MPKFTSIRDVLNRICWHPSENRECYEVIFIHRGAPDDLKSVSAKAIVKVRQQSFEYKEDEEKIVYIPFHRIVAIRNIKTGKVVWRSRKYKINKVLK
- a CDS encoding nicotinamide-nucleotide adenylyltransferase, with amino-acid sequence MYNRGLYVGRFQPFHNGHLECIKYILSKCKEVIIVIGSAQASHTLDNPFTAGERIEMIRLALQEEGIELSKCIIIPVEDTLNNNHSIWVSKVKSMTPKFDVVFSNSPLTKKLFEEEGFKVEGIPYINREYYSGTNIRKLIICGGDWKKYVPRGVYDYIKSMKGEERLRDLSTKDYGRQSF
- the hypC gene encoding HypC/HybG/HupF family hydrogenase formation chaperone, which produces MCLAVPAKILTIHNDKAIADFGGVQREIIITLVKDDVKENDYVLVHAGFAIQKIDESSFKDIVNTWRTLLER
- a CDS encoding peptidylprolyl isomerase → MPMNKGDFVLVNYTVKVKDTDEIVDTTIEDVAKKGNIYQKDKIYEPLLLILGEGQLFKKVEEEIMLMQPGEKKTIELKPEDAFGQRDPAKVKIISAKELTSRGITPKPGIRVETDEGIAIVRSVGGGRVVIDLNHPLAGKTLVYEVDVVKKIEDLKDKMLSLIHRRIPSIDISKFTVEINEGRIRIIIPEDAYLLEGLQYMKRGIVNDVQRFIKDVSKVEFIEVYEVKQKETTT
- a CDS encoding UPF0179 family protein, whose protein sequence is MHPPPASSKNDIIVTVVNSEVAKKGYKFIFEKNNLQCTECILKKICINKLEQGRVYEVVNVRNKEHFCKLLNGKVSIVEVKLASIELFLERKFAVEGVTITYTPIDCSTPCANIMYCKPLGVFKNDKIKIEKVLEPVYCKKGRDLIKVLSLPILKK